DNA from Bos indicus isolate NIAB-ARS_2022 breed Sahiwal x Tharparkar chromosome 15, NIAB-ARS_B.indTharparkar_mat_pri_1.0, whole genome shotgun sequence:
GGAATCAAAAAATCTGTGTTTGCGTTCTTTTATCTTACCTATGATTTATCTGACTGGAACCAAGAGATTTCATCTGTCTAGTCATGACAGTGATTGCATAACCAATACTATTATTCTATATTAGATTATAATATTATACTTACAATTAATTAATAAGCTGTcaattgtaataaaaaaaaaaaaaaaaaccctcgcAGAATTCCAGTAATACTATACACTCTGTTAGGAGCTAGCATGCCTGGTAGTATTTCCAATTGCCAcagactgatttattttttaaaatattcaagaacATCAGTGctgatttaaaaagacaaatacaggCTGGTATTTCTACATTATTCAGTGATTTTATCTtttgcttaatttatttatttctgagatTTACAGACTGTTATCGATAAAATAGAAACTAATCtgcaaaacacaaaacaagcaaaaaaaaacacactttgtttaccaagttcagttcagttcagtcgctcagttgtgtccgactctttgcgaccccatgaactgcagcacaccaggcctccctgtccatcaccagctcccagagttcactcaaactcatgtccatcgagtcggtgatgccatccagccatgttaccctctgtcatccccttctcctcctgcccccaatccctcccagcatcagagtcttttccagtgagtcaactcttcccatcaggtggccaaagtattggagtttcagcttcagcatcagtccttccaatgaacacccaggactgatctttaggatggactggttggatctccttgcagtccaagggactctcaagtatcttctcccatggcaaaccacttcggtattcttgccttgagaaccccatgaacagtatgaaaaggcaaaatgataggatattgaaagaggaactccccaggttggtaggtttccaatatgctactggagatcagtggagaaataactccagaaaggatgaagggatggagccaaagcaaaaacaatacccagttgtggatgtgactggtgatagaagcaaggtctgatgctgtaaagagcaatattgcataggaacctggaatgttaggtccatgaatcaaggcaaattggaagtggtaaaacaggagatggcaagagtgaacgtcgacattctaggaatcagcagactaaaatggactggaatgggtgaatttaactcagatgaccattatacctccTGTTTACCAAAGCCTTTACTAAAGAAACTTTGCTCTATCTAACATTTTCCTCAAGGCATCTTTAACATCTTTATTTCTTAAGCTATAGATCAAGGGATTCAACAAGGGAATCACCACTGTGTAGAACACAGACACCACTTTATCCCTCTCCAGGGCATAGCTCGTACTTGGCCGGGAGTAAATGAAGAGAATTGACCCATAGTACAAGGTGACAGCTGTCAGGTGAgagccacaggtggagaaggccttcAAGCGGCCTTGGGTGGAGCGGATCTTCAAGAGGGCAGCAATGATAAAGAAATAGGAGGCAAGGATAAGCACAGCAGGAGTGATGATGTTGGAGGCAAGTATGAAATACAGCACAGCCTGGTAGCTTTCCTTCATATCACAGGCCAACTTGACAAGGGGGGgcagatcacagaagaaatcatcaATGACATTGTTCCCACAGAAGCTCAAGGTAAATGTCTCACTGGTGATGATGGTTGAGTTCACAAAGCCACTAAAGTAGGAAGCTGCAGCAAGACTGACACATAAATTTGGGGACATGGCCTGGGAGTAAAGCAGTGGGTTAGAGATGGCCACATAACGGTCATAAGCCATGGCAGCCAACAGGTAACACTCGCTGTAGGCCAGTCCAGCGGAGAAGAAGAACTGAGCTAGGCAGCCAGCAAAAGAGATGCGCTTGTCGTCAGAGATGCAGGTCATCAGGATTTGGGGGGCATAGACGGAAGCATACCAGAGATCCAGGTACGAAAGATTCCCAATGAAGaaatacatgggtgtgtggagCCAAGAATCAGCACAGATCAGAGAAATCAGGGTGATGTTCCCTAAAAGACTGCTGATATATATGATGAGGAAGATATAAAAGAGAACTCTCTGTAAACACGGGTCTGTCGTAAATCCTAAAAGTATGAACTCCTTCACTgtggtataatttttttcatccattgaatctgagttggtttttttttttcattcctttctgtaaAAAAATGATCAATATGTCATGATTTAAGGTATTGATGTTATCAGCTTCCCCGTTATATGTAATTTTAGATTGTTTAAATACTCAACTGATGCATATAccatgttcatttttaaaaaattgtttatgcTGAACTGGAAATTATTCCTGTTAGAAAACTGTGAAATCTTTCTATGCTGCCTTGAAAGGCCAGATTATGAACATAATATAGTTTGTCACCATATGCTTTTTTCTAATCATTCTCCTTTTGAGAGATGGTAATTTGttcatcttcttttctgtttGCAGCTAGAGTGATTGGGGAGCACGTGGAAGACATAAAAAAGGGAGTTTGCATTTAAGCTCttaaatctttgttttttctaatGAATTACCAGAAGAAGCATACTTTTATTAGTCTCGCCACACTTTGGAATAACCTTGAAAGTGCATTTATGCTAGTTTCTTTGAAGGcaatacttatattttatttaactttttatccaCAAAACCAAtaaaacagctaaaaataaagtttaaaaaatgaataataaaatgtataacttGAATAATACAATAGGTTTACTTAGATAATAGGAATTTGAAACCGTATCTATGTATGTATGACATCAAATGCATGCTGAAAGGaagttaaaatattaatcaaTGGATAATTGTGTTCAAAATGTGGTTTCATTTCCTAcagaaataagaattaaaaacagaaaactaaactTATCAAACtgaatgatttgggggaatgtggTGGGCAGAATAGGGCCCATTAAGATGTTcaagttctttttcttaaagttgaagtttagttgatttgcattattacattaatttcaagtgtacagcataatgattcagcatttttacagattatactctattaaagttattacaagatacttgCTATGATTCTCTGTGCTATACGTtgtatctttgttgcttatctattttatatatagtaatttgtatctcttaattccaTATCCCTAATTTGTCCCTTTACCTTCGTTTCCCCATtggtagccactagtttgttTCTTGTAgctgtaagtctatttctgttttgcatatatattcatttgcaTTACTTCTCAAACTCTACATATGTGATgccatacagtatttatcttcatcttacttcacttagtattttCTAGATTAATCTACATTGTTGTAAATGGCAtactttcattaatttttgtagCTAGAAATATTCTgctatgtacatacatatattacatctctacccattcatctgttgatgggcacttgcattgcttccatatcttgtctTTTGTAGATAGTGCTGCTGGGAGCATTGGGATGcacgtatcttttcaagttagtgttttacTAATTGCCAGTACATGGGGATGTACTTTATGGGGGAAGGATCATTAAGTTAAAAAtcaagaattttgaaataagaaggTTAtcagggtgggccctaaatccaatgacaaatATCCTTATAGAAAGGAGGTAGAGGGAGGTTTGACTACAGACTCAGCGAAGGAAGAGTGTGACCAGAGAAGCAGAGTTCAGAGTGATATGACCACAGGGAATGCCAGCAACCTCAGAAAGCCTAAGAGACAAGAAAGAGAAGCTCCACTAGAGCCTCTGGGTGGATCATCACCCTGACTTTAAACCCATCGCCATTGAGTTCTGagctccagaactatgagagaataaatttttgcTGCTTTAGGCACCAAGTTTATGATCATTTAATACATGAAGTTATGGAATTCAACCTCTAATAGTCTTCTTTCCTTCGAAAGTAGAAGCATTTCTGCTGCCAGCAATGGGGGAAGAACCATCTCGGCTTGTCTATGGTACAACTTGCAAAAAACATAACACCACATAGCACAATCAAAAAAGGGCTAAATCAGGATTTTCAGGGTTCTGAACAGGCATGGATATATTTCTGCTATTAGAGCCAAGGCTTTCAAAACCTCTTAtactcaagaaaaaataaaatatatatatttttaggtgatgagtgcgtgtgtgtgtgtgcatgagtgtgcatactcagttgcatttgactctttgtgaccccatgtactgtgtagtctgccaggctcctcttccatggaatctcccaggcaagaatattggaatgggttgccatttccttctctaggagatcttcctgacccagggatggaacctgcatatcttacatctcctgcattggcaggcagattcgttaccactgcaccacctgggaaactttaGGTGATGGACTTAagctaaaaaatataaataattgctCTCTTGGAACTGTATCTTTTTGATGAATGGAatcataattttaattaaaaatgttaatgctACATTTATTATCAAAGTAGAATTTATTCAGAATAAGCAAACGAGGATTGGAGTAAGTaatatttcagttcttttagAATTTCAGGAGTGCCAGGAGCCACGATCCTTTTTAACAAAGCATCTTCCTGGAAGTTGCTTAAGATCAAGAATCAATAAATCTGGATTCTGATCTGAGTTGGTTGTTGCCATTTGAAGTAAAATGATAACCTCTAAAGCTTTATTTTCTCACCTACCTTCTCAATTCAGTGAGactttagtgaaagtgttagtcactcaatcatgtccaactctttgcgaccccacagactatagcctgccaggctcctctgtccatggaattctccaggcaagaatactggtgcaaGTTgtcatgcccccctccaggggatcttcccaacccaggaatcaaacctgcatctcctgcactgcaggccaattctttaccactgtgctaccagggaagccctcataataTATTACACAATAGtcttatatataaaaacacaagAGAGAGATTTTTGAGGTACCCTTACTTGCCATTAATTCTTAGACTTAAAGCTGGCTGCATGCCTTGTTAGAAGGGACACTCAGAAACTTTCTTCCCACAGAATATCTCTCCTCATCTCTAAAACACCTCTCATTATCAGGAGACCCATTTAAGAGGTAGATGGTTCTGGGAGTGGCTATCCAAAAGAATCTGAGGTCTTTGTGATCTCCCAGCCCTCGCCAGGGTTAATGTGTTTGCAATCTGTGTCATTAGTTTGATAATTTAATCAGGTACTTCTTGAGTTGTAGTCATAATAGCACAATACGATCCCAAAGAAATGCCTAAATATATTAATCTATATCTGTATTTTATATGTTAATCTTAGAtgttaaaaaagtgaaatatatatagAACTATAAGTATAGAtggatatattatatatgaaaatagatataaatatagacaaagatatatgtatacatagagctagATTGATAGACatataaaatttttctctttctcttaaagAGCTTCTATCCAATGAACttcacaacacacaaaaagaaacatttcaaagtCATGAAAATATTGACCAATATTAGTATTTCTATACTCTTACCAACATTAAGGATGGATCAGCTTACTACAAGATAAAGGGAGACATTGGGCCACACAGAGCTGCATGCAACTACTCAGGGTTTATGAGAATGAAAACATCCACAAAGTATACATCTAATTATCTGTTTCACTGAAAAGGAGAACAAGAATGAAAGATAAGACATTTGAAGGCATTtcagtctgcctgcagtgtgggaggccagggtttgatccctgggtcgggaagatgccctggggaaggaaatggcaacccactccagtattcttgcctggaaaagcccatggatgaaggaggctggcaggctacagtccatgagattgcaaagagtcggacacaactgagtgacttcacttctttctttcagctttcttcatCAATTGTAACTATAGGAAAGAAAACCTTACTGTATTTCTTGAAATGGAATTATATTATGATTTGATTCTATTGTAAAGTGTTTTGGTTTTGCCCATATGGTGATTTACTGACCTTTTTTGCCTGGTCAATTCAACAAGGTAGTTGCTTTGTGAATTATAAATAGTTTTCTCACTTTAATTTCAACTAAAGCCCAATTTTTTTCAGACTACCTTAGAATAAAAAGTGCCTTCTATTCACTCCACAGGAATCCTGTTTCCAAAGATAACAATCCTGGGAGAAAATATAAGCCCGAGAATCCCTTCGGGATTTGCTGCTAAAAGCAAAGAACATGCCACGTGCTGTCCTGGTGCCAAGTGACCAATTTTAATGCCGGTTATCTCTCTGGGATGAAGTAGGAAGAGAACTCTCATAATCAATATAATTGGCCCCGTTAATCTGTAAAACTCTTCAGCTTTGTGACTTTTGTGCATCCATTTGTGATAAAAGAGTTTGGAAGAAAGGAGTAGCCCAAAGCACACAACCAATGCTTGAGAATTATTTGTAGCCCATGGCTCAGCCGGTTAACaaactgcctgcaacgcaggagacccgggttcggttcctgggttgggaagatccgctggagaagggcatggcaaccccctccagtattcttgcttggagaatcccatggacagaggagcctggcgggctacagtccatggggtcacaagagtcggacatgacttagagactcaaCCACAACCACAACCACAATGACAGAGGGTgtgatggttgcatggcatcaccaactcaatggacacaagtctgagcaaactccagaagatagagaaagaaagggaagcctggctgctgcagtccaggggttgcaaagagttacacACAAATTAGCTACTGAAGAACAATTACaataatgaaatagaaatcaTACAACTTCTTTCCTTGCTTGCAAGTACAAGAGATAATATCCAAGCAGAACTCAGAGGGAGAGTACAAGGACTACTCTGGGACACACTTGAAGAGCGGTGGGATTATGCAAATTTTCATGCAAGACCTGGGAAGTTTGCCTGGAAGTTATACTAAGGGAGCTGAACACATGGTGAAGGAGGCTAGCAAGCTAGAAGAGGGTAAAAGCCTTgttcctttctgttttcactcCCTGTCCCTGTCAGTGTCACCTTAGAAACGCTTCTTCATTTAATTAGCAATTGTATTCCAGTAGTTTTGCATTTGGTTACAGCTTGCAACTTTTCCTAccttggttgctgctgctgctgctgctgctgctgctaagttgcttcagtcgtgtccgactctgtgcaaccccatagacggcagcccaccaggctcccccgtccctgggattctccaggcaagaacactggagtgggttgccatttccttctccaatgcgtgaaagtgaaaagtgaaagggaagtcgctcagtcgtgtccgactcttagcgaccccatggactgcagcccaccaggctcctccgtccatgggatgtgccaggcaagagtaccttgGTTGAAACAGCCGTAATTCAGCACCTCAGAGACACAAAGCCTCAAATATGTGGATTCATGTCAATCCACTAcaatttgtaaagtaattagcctccaattaaaataaataaattttaaataaaagaccacatggcaaaaccaatacaatattgtaaagttaaaaaataaaatataattaaatttttaaaaaaaagaccacaTGGGTCTCAAAATGTGCATGCCAATGTaagggacacaagttcgatccctgagttgggaatatccctggagaagggaatggcaacccattccaatattcttgcatggagaatccctggacaggggagcctggcaggctacagaacaTGGAGACTGTTAGTCTTTGTctaacaaagagttagacatgacagagCATACACATGCACAGTGTCTGTAGacattccaaattaaaaaaaaaaaatcttgctggaGATTGCTTTCATAATTTCATAACAgcttataataatatattaaaaatttataaatggaaCTGTTTTTACTTCTACTTCCCCAactggaggggaggggctgtCGTTTGCCAGCTTATACAATATCCTATATCGAAATCCAAGTAGACTATTTACACAAAAACAGCAGGTTTTGTCTGATTTTTCCCCAGAATTTTCtcttatatctattttttctttcagttttcagtttctaCACCTCTTGTTAAACCTACTGCAACACATTATCTCAAAAATACCTTCCCCATCTGGCTGCCTCCTGCTTCAGGCTTAGACTACTGTGCTGGCACTAAAATTCTGGCTCCTGGTTGCTTCTGCTTTGAATCCTtcctcttcacagctgctctaaTAATTCTCTAGAATCTTGTGTCATATTTTTACTCCAGTGCTTTAAAACATATCACATTGTTTCCTCATTTCCTCCAGAATTGAAACAGGTATGGCTATGGGTAAGCTTAGGCTGTGTGCCTATTTTAATTCTTGCTATTTCACGAAGTATAAGGATAACACAAACGTAGGCACATAAATGCAAATTTACACAAAGAACTAGAGAGTGTCCTTGGACAACACTCAGTCTTGGAGGGAAAAGAGATTAATCATGAAAATCTGATCCCAGAGAATGGGAGCAGACAGAGGTGATTTGTAGAACATTGTAGATAAAGTctattattattcagccataagaaagaggGAAACCTTGCTAtctggatgaacctggagggcatattgcaaaatgaaagatccagatgcagaaaaaaatactgcagaatatcacttatatgttaaATCAAAACAGTAGAATTCAAGAGTGGTTGTCATGGACTGGGCATTGCTGCAAATGGGAGGACTTTGGTCCAAGAGTACAGCTTTTCAGTTTAAAGATCCAGAAGCTTTGAGGATCCAATATACAACATGATGACTGTGATAAATAATAATGCAAGTACACACGTggcccagtgttcattgcagcactatttgcgatagccaggacatggaagcaacctagatgcccatcaacagatgaatggataaagaggctgtggtacatatacacaatggaatagtattcagtcactaaaaggaacacatttgagtcagttctaaggagCTGAATGAACCTAAACCTtctaaacagagtgaagtaagtcagaaaggggaaaacaagcattgtatattaatgcatatgtatgggcTCCAGAAaactggtactgatgaacctctgTGCTCAgacgctcagccatgtccagctttttgtgactccgtggactggagcccgccaggctcctctgcatctCTGCAGGCAGCAGCAGAGACACacgcatagagaacagacctgtggacacagtgggggcaggagggggtggggtgaaCTGAGAGGGGAGCACCgaagcatatacattaccatatgtattACCATATGCATTACTATAGgcaaaatagacagccagtgggaatctgctgtatgacaTTGgcagctcaacccagtgctctgtgacaagctaAAGGGGtatggggctctgtgacaacctacaggGACAGGGTGGAGTGGGGTGAGGAGACgtgatggggtggggaggtggaatggtgtggggaagggagagggaggtgcGAGAGTAGGGGGATGGAGGCATATCTGTGGCTGCTTCATGTCcatttatggcagaaacaaacaacactgtaaagcaatcatcctccaattaaaactaatttttaaaaagtactgtaGAAAACAAGTATataatatacttgaaatttgctaagagaataaatctttaGTGCTTTTATCACTCACAAAAAATAGTAACTATATGAAGTAATGAATGTGTTAATTAGCTtaattgtgataatcatttcccAACGTATATGTATATCAAAGCATCATGTCGtacatcttaaatatataaaactttttgtcaattttttaaaaatgctttttgatGATGTACTCAAGTATTCTCATCTGAGAcctggaaggaaaaaggaagaaatagtacTTGGTCAGGCAAAGTGGTCTTAGAGTCTCTACAAAACCTATGAGTCACTCCTATGCCAGGacccagcgtgaggaactccgcccgtggcaaaggtcatgaggaaggaggctcggcatacgcaaaggcgggatcaagcctcaggagtccccctggatattctcgagcatctacccccaaaaccagagtctgcctactttactgctttgtgctctcacctctgactttacggggggctgtcccccaccaccatcttgctctctctgaaaaggagttaacttatagctccagttaataaagttcctgggcataataggagtgtttaaatccaaacctctcagatagctctctaacttgcctgacaagtttacctggactcctacagctatgcatacgattgtttacagtctcccagcttcgagaggcacgggaagcttaagatattcaaatagcttagagcctctcggagagttagaagctgtcagaataaaactagtagaagatttcattgatgagccaatgcttgctgccaagtttccacatcccctgtattgtatccttgaatgtatATGAATTAAtttagttggtatgtagaaaaaataagtagtggccttggtgttagcaactttagatcCTTacagtaataaattctttcctttgttgtaaacccgcTGCacatctgccctataggaatgcaactttatctaacaccttcggaggatggcaccaaactttaaaataattactcttagaaaaaataagtcttatggttgacaaacctttatcagagtcataaaatgttaacaggccttctggccagaagatgatgtaaatcacctaaaccatttgtatacgataaatttgcggaaaagaaaccctggtttagataaggatcaaagactacTGACTGCATGACTTCACACCCCCTgttatcctctatgtgcaacttagggtataaaagcccctgttgaaaataaagctacgggccttgctcaccaaagcttagtctccccatgtcattctttctttcaccttctggctgaatttccaTCTGGAGTGCAGAGGCCcgccaagcctactaattttgcctgggcttctaagatctgaccggggaggccttagtgtctcctgtCCCTCAGGAGAATGGGAAGATGCCTGTGGCCTGCGTAGGTGGCGCAAGCTTCTtggcttgaagttttattggttttccacgtaaaccaagctattcagcctcttttctcaaatgaattttcttactgagctatccctatttaaccacactttatatttctaattaataCTTAATTAAGCTATTGTTTCACTgacgccgtctcccctttgaattccctggatctgCCAGGGATGGACCCCGGCACTCCTATCCTGTGACTTGGAGGCTTTCACCACCTGCAGGTGAGATAGGAGAGCCCTCCTCTATCTAAACACCCGCTCAGTGCCATCCACACATGCCCGACCTTGAAACAAAAGATGGAGGGGAACTAAGGCAAAGGGGCAGAAAATGTCACTGTGTGTCTAGGATCCCTAAGGACCACTCTgagaatgaggcttccctggtagctcagatgataaggaatccctgccaatgcaggagatccatgtTCTATCcatggattaggaagatcccctggagaaggaaatggcaaccagctccagtattctttcctggagaattccatggatagaggagcctggtgggctacaatctatgggatcacagagtcagacacaactaagcaagtCACACCAATATACTCAGAGAATGCAAGAGGTCAAAGCTGCTTAAGTGTAATTATGTCAGGTACAGGGGTCATTTTttggaaggagaggaaaaaggaacagGTCATAATAACtgactgtgtttttaaatttatgaaatacTCTTGCAAaatagaggaaagtgaaagtggctcagccgtgtcggactctttgagaccccatagactagtccatggaactctctaggccagaacactggagtgggtagcctttcccttctccaggggaccctcccaatccagggattgaacccaggtctcccacattgcaggcagattctttaccagctgagccacaacagaagcctgagaatactggagtgggtagcctgtcccttctccaacgggtcttcccaacccagaaattgaaccagggcctcctgcattgcatgtggattctttaccaactgagctgcatAATAGAGGAGATCCCTGTACAAGGCTGGACAAATTAAGGCTGAGTCATTTGCACTTCTATAAACAGAACCTCAATCACAGAAAAATACTtatgtttatgctgctgctgctcctgctaacttgcttcagttctGTTTATGACCCTACTGTAAATCACAGTCCCTCTAAGTAACCTCGGGCCAGTCTTGGAACTTGACAAGATAATAGTTCATGCTTCCCTACATGACACAAAAAGGCTCATAAATTATGGCCTTCCTGCCCAGTCATGTCTTCTGCTAGTCATCACCACCATGCTTTCAATGGCGCAGACCCTTAGAAATCTGTCTTATTACCTGGAAAAGCCTCCACCGTGAGCACCTCTCCTTGGATTTGAGCATGTTGTTCCTTGAGCTTGCAATATTTTTGCAAGCTACTCCACCTTGCATGGTTCTAGTCACGCCACATAATTCAAGTCAAAAATTAGCCTAAACCATTTGGCATTCCCCCACCATCTTGCAAAAATAGTATGAATCACTCACTGTTCTTTGTAATGGTGATTCCCAACGAGGTGCACTTCCGTACAAGGTAATGACAAGGATTCATCTCcaatatatacaaagaactcatgcaactcactatctaaaaacaaacaacccatcaaaaaattggccaaaggtctaagagacacagatgtccAAGAGacataggaaaagatgctcagcatcactgcagttcagttcagttcagttcagttgcttagtcatgtctgactctttgtgaacccatggactacagcacaccaggcctccctgtctatcaccaactcccggagtttccttaaactcatgtccattgagtcagtgaggccatccaaccatctcatcttctgtcatccccttctcctctcaccttcaatctttcccagtatcagggtcttttcaaatgagtcagtccttcacatcaggtggccaaagtactggagtttcagcttcaacatcagtgcttccaatgaacacccaggactgatctccttcaggatagactgggtggatctccttgcagtccaagggactctcaagagtcttgtccagttcaaaagcatcaattcttctgctctcagctttctttatagtccaactctcacatccacacaggagaaaggcaaatcaaagctacaataagGTAACAATCTACACTgatcagaacagccatcatcaaaaaacctacaaacaataaatgctggagagggtgtggagggaaGGGAGTTCCCttgcattgttgatgggaatgtaaattgatacagccacttggagaacagtacggagattccttttaaaaattctaaaaatagaatCACCACTATTAAACATATAACtgagaaaaccatgattcaaaaagacacatgtgcaaAGCACCATCAGCACCAAGAACTCAGGATTCCCTCCacatctgtcctccactctcaAAACTTAATAAAAAGAATGGTTACTATGGCAAGTTTTGCTGAATTCCAGGCACAGGGTTGATAATTTTATGGATATCATCTCACTCAAACCTCAAACACCT
Protein-coding regions in this window:
- the LOC109569123 gene encoding olfactory receptor 9G19-like, coding for MDEKNYTTVKEFILLGFTTDPCLQRVLFYIFLIIYISSLLGNITLISLICADSWLHTPMYFFIGNLSYLDLWYASVYAPQILMTCISDDKRISFAGCLAQFFFSAGLAYSECYLLAAMAYDRYVAISNPLLYSQAMSPNLCVSLAAASYFSGFVNSTIITSETFTLSFCGNNVIDDFFCDLPPLVKLACDMKESYQAVLYFILASNIITPAVLILASYFFIIAALLKIRSTQGRLKAFSTCGSHLTAVTLYYGSILFIYSRPSTSYALERDKVVSVFYTVVIPLLNPLIYSLRNKDVKDALRKMLDRAKFL